The Kiritimatiellia bacterium DNA segment AGGGCGGCGCGCAGCTCTCCGAGCCCCCCTGGTGGAATCTGCGGGCGGACCTCGCCGCGCTCGACCAGTTGTTCCGGCGCATCCGCGCCGAGCGTGCGCGCGGCTAGCGATAGCTCGTCGTCGCGTTCCGGAGGCCCCATCGGAATGCGGAGAAAGAAGCGGTCCTTCTGCGCTTCCGGCAGCGGATAGGTGCCCTCGAATTCCACGGGATTCTGTGTCGCGAACACGGTGAAGTCCGGCGAGAGGGGGTGGGTGGTGCGATCAATCGTCACCGCACGCTCCTGCATCGCCTGCAGTAGGGCGGACTGCGTTTTCGCGGGCGCGCGATTGATTTCGTCCGCGAGCAGAAACGTGGTGAAGATCGGTCCCGGCGCGAAGACGAACTCGTTGCGCGCCAGGTTGAAGACGTTTGTGCCGGTGATGTCGGCCGGCATCAGGTCGGGGGTGAACTGGATGCGCCCGAACTCGACGCCGAGGGCGCGGGCGAGCGCGCGCACCAGCAGCGTCTTGCCGACACCCGGTACACCCTCGATCAGGGCATGCTGCCCGGCCAGCACGGTGGCCAGACAGAAATCCACCGCCTCGGCCTGGCCGATGATCACGCGGCACAGTTCGCTGCGGATCGCGCAGATCCGGTCCAGCAACAGGTTGAGTTGGAGGGGCATCGGTTACTCCTTTTGGTGAATGCGGGCGTGCAGATCGCGGATCACTTCCAGCGGCGGACGGTCGCTCGGCGGCGGCCCGACGGCGGCGAGGCGCGCCGCCGCCGCGGGTTGGGAGGGCGCGCAGAACCGGCGCCACTCCCTGAGGTATGTCTCGGCCAAATGGGATGGCGGCACGTGGCGGCGCAGAAGGTCGAGAAAGCCGTCGCGCAGGTCGGTGCGGTCCTCTAGTGCGAGCGGCGATGCGGCGGGGCGGGGCGGCAGCAGCGGCACCAACGTGCGCCAAAGGCCGAGCAACCCCAGGGTCAGCAGCACCATCAGGGTGGGGTGCAGCCGCAGCCGCTGCACGTACTCGCCCCAGCCCGGTGTGCGACGGACGCCCAGATGGGCCTCGGCGAACCACACGTTCGGCCCGATAAACATCGCGCAGAGCCGTTCCGTGCGGCGGTGCCGGAACAAGCCTTCGTTGCTCAGCAGGTACGAGTCGCTGGCCAGTATCAGCCGGCCGCCCTGCCACCGGCGCGAGATCAGAACCGGCCGGCCCTCGCAGTGCAGCCACACCTCCCATGCCGGCGAGGTGCAGACGAAGTACAGCGGCGACAGCCATGGCCATCCATCCGAGGCCTGCCGCGCCGTGTTCCCGCTCGCTCCTGCACGGTACAGTTCCACTCCCCAAGCGTGCAGCAGTTCCGGCGTCGCCTCGCCCGCCGGCCGGCGGGTCGTGGCCGCGGTGGGGACGACGGCGTCTGCGGAAAACGCGCCGACAAACACGCCACCGGCGCGGGCGAACGCCGCAAAGCGTTCCGGTGAAGGCATCAAGCGCAGCGCGGCGGGCGTGAGACCAGCGGCCACGAGCGTGCCGGGGCCCTCGGGAAACCGGTCCGCCAGCGGTTCGTACCACCGCACCGCGGTCATGCCCGGCAGCAGCGCAATCGTTTCGTACAGCGCGCGCAGGCCGAGCGGATCGCTGCGCAGCGTCGAGTACGGCGGGAAGTCATCTCCTGCGGTGGCCTGCCAGGAGAGGATGTGGTAGGTGCCGACTGTGAACGCGAGCCCGAGCAGCATCACCGTCGCGATCGCCAACAGATCACGCCGCGCGCTCATGCCACGTTTCCAGCTCCGAGAGCATCGCCTCGACCGTCGCCCGGTCCGCGGGGTGGTCGCCGTACCAGCAGCGCTCAAACACGCTGAGCCAGTGCGCAAAGCGCTGCGGCAGCCTTGCGGGGACGTCGGCGCGGCGTTCGAGTTCGCGGCGGTAGTCCCGGTTCGTACGTGCGGGCCGAACGGTGATCCATCCGTGTGCCGCCAGTGAGGCCAGCATCGCGAGGAACGCGGCGCGCACCGCGCGGCGCAAATCGCCGGCCGCGGCGAGGTGGCGCGCCAGCTGGCTCCATTCGTCGGAGGGGCTAGCGGTGGCGAGCGTCGTTTCTGCATCGACGGGGGCGGCGAGCGGCTCCGGGTGCGAACCGGTCGCGGGCCGCACAGGCGAACGCGCGTGGCGGACCAGCCCGAGCACCAGCAGCATGCCCGCTGCGATCGCCGCCGCCCAGGCGGCAGGTCGGACCCAACCGGTGCCGGCGTTCCGCTCTGTCGCGCTCCCGGGCTCGCCGGCCCGCCGGCGCAGCCATTCCTCGATACGCGCGAGCAGGCGCCGCAGGCTCTGGCCGAGCGCGGTGACTTGTCGGCCGAGCCAGCGCAACGCCCGCTCGAAGAGGGAGGTCGGCTCGCCCGCGGCGGGCTGCGCGTCGCGCGGCAGTCGCCAGGCAAAGTCCGGCCGAGCCAGTACGCGATCGGCCGCTGCGTTGAACTCCTCCACTGTGGGCGTGGCAGCAGGTGGCGGCACAGGAGCGGCGACCGACGGGGGTGCGAGCATCGCGGCGAGGGCCAGCGCGGCCGCGCGGCAGCGGCGCCATTCCGCGCGCAGGTCGGCGCCCGTGCGGCGCGCTTCGATGTGGAATGCGCGCACCGCATACAGCGCCTTCAGCGGTGCGTCGAGCAGCAGATGGGTGGCCGCGACGAGAATCAGCGCGAACGACCCTCGGAGCACCCACAGTTCGTTCATCGAAAACGTCCCTCGCACGCCGAACAGCGTTCTGGCGAGCTCCGGCAGCACGGCGAACATCACCGCGAGATTGACTGCGGCAAGTGGTGCGGCGATCGAAAAGATGCCCAGCGCCAGATGGTTTTGTGCCGGATCGCTGCGAGCGAGCGCCCATGCGCGCGTCCGGGCAGTCGTAGCCTCCGCGGCAGGCCGCTCGCACACCGCGGTCAGGCTCTCATGCCACGCGACCCACCATCCGAAGGGGGCGACTGCCAGCAGTGCCGGCACCCCCGCCAGCAGCGACCATGTGGAGCACCTCGCGTGCAGGCCGACGAGCGCGATCCAGTCGCGCCAGCTCCAGCGCTCGGGTGCTGTGTCCGCCGCCGCCGCTCGCACCCACGCGCCCAACCGCGATTGGGCGACGCGTTTCCAGAGGTACAGCATGGCAACCACCAGCGCGCCGGCTGAGCAGCGCTGACGGGCGAGCGCACCATGGGTCATGTCGGTCCAGTACCACAACAGACCAAGCCAGAATGGCACCGCGCCGGCCAAGTGCCATGCGAGCGCCATCGGGGTACGCCGCAACAAGGCCAGCGCCTCCTCCACGAGCTCGACCGGAGAGTGGCCGTCCACAGGCCGCAGAGCGCTCACCGATCCACCTCTGACGCCCCGGCGGCCCCCTCCGCGCGCTCGTGGATTTCGGCGGGGATGGCCAACAGCAGCCGGCCCAGCAGATAGAGGGCGCCCCACAGCGCCGCGAAACCGGCGAGCCCCAACACCATCGCGCCCGGAACACGGCGGTCGTGCCGGGCGCGGGCAGACGGCCCCCCCAGACACATGGCACACAACATGCGCCCTTGGTGTTCCGTGACGCATTCGCGGCAAAAACAACCGCCGCATTCCGGGCATCGGGCGGCGGCCGGCCGGGCGGGATGATTGCGGCAGCCGGTGGCGAGGTCCGTCCGCGTGTTCTCGTTCCCGGGCCTCGCGGAGAGCGCGTTCATCTCGACCGGCGGGCCGCTAGACCACCCCAAATGGCCAGCAGCGGCGACACGGACGCGATCACGCCCAGCATGGAAACCATCGCCGGTGCCGGGACGCCTGGCGGCTTCATCAGCAGCTCGAGGCCGCTGCCCGTTGGGGTGTAGCCGAGTCCGGCCATGATGGACAACACATACAACGCGACGGCGCGCAGCGTCCAGTACAAAATGACGGCGATCGCCCAGTGTCGCAGTTTCGCCCCGTGTGTGGCGGTGGTTCGTCCGAGCATCATCACGGATCCAACCAGCAGGGCCATCGAGGTAATCGCCAGTGTCGCCAGTGTGGCGGGGAGCGCTTGCACTCTCAGACCGGCGACCGCCGCAAGTCCTTCGACGATCAACAGCGCGCACAGCGCCCCAGCCCATCGCCGTGGCAGGGGAAGCGGCGGCAACGGCGGCGGGACGGCCGGCGGGAAGGCGCTGCGGGTGGCCGCGGAAGGGTCGAGGCGTGAGGCGGCCGCGGCCGCGAGCATCTCTGGGGTCAGGGGCGGCTGGACGACGGCAATCGCCTGGCAGAGGCGGGCAATGCCGCGCCGGGCGGGCCGCTCCCGGCTCCAGGCGCGAACGAGCACGGAACTGGTGCGCGTGCGGACGGTGGTGGCGCAACCGCGCCCCCGGCTGAGCTCCAATCCGAGTGCCACAGCTCCGGCCGCAGCGATGAGCGCCCCTACCACTCGCGCGGTGAGCGGCCCGGTCCACAGGAGCGCGAGGCTCAGCCCTGCTGCCAGCGACAGAGCGCCGAGCGAAGCGCCGATTTCCCGCGCGCGCGTCCGCTGCAGAATCACCGCCTCGATGTCGCGGAACTGCAATCGCCGGTAGTGCTCCACGAACCATGCGCGTTCGACCACCAGCAGGTGGTCGGGGCCGAGCCACGCCGTCGCTTTCGTTGCAACGCCATACCAGCGGCCCGGTAGCCGCCGATAGGACGGGCGCCGCCGGGATGGGGACGACGGGCTCATCGAACGTCGTTCTGCGCACCGAGAGCGGTGATGATTACGCGGATCACCCAGCCGATCAGCACCAGCCAGCCCAGGGAGACCCCGCCCGCCAGCAACAGCGCCAGCCAGCGACGAAATTGACTGCGTGGTAGTACGCTCGTCGGACTACGCCAGTGATAAAGGATCAGCGCCAGCGAGAGTGGGGCGGTGAAGATCGTGAACCCGGAGGTGACGACACCCAGCAGCGGTAGCAGCACCATCCAGAGGCACAGACTGTCGTACTGCACCAGGTGCGGAACGTAGCGGAGCGAGCGACCACCCGAGCTCACATCCCGTTCGAAGCACTCTGCGCACAGCCGCTCATCGTCGCCTTCCACCGCGCACAGCTTGCAGGCGAACCGACCGCAGTGTGGGCATACGATCCAGGCACCCTGGCCGGGATGCCGATAGCATTCGGCTCCTTTCGGCAGCAGGTCCGCCGCGAGGGAAGGGGGCGGGCGCGCCCAAGCGGCAAACCGTGTGACCTCGGTGGGCACGCCACATACGGGACATTCGAAGTGCTCCTGCGAAGCCGACGGCGGTCGCCACGCGCCGCCACATCGTGGGCAGTGTTCGCCGGCTACCGTCACGTCAGCGAGTCAGGTTCTGATCACGCGGGTGTCCGCGACCATGTCGTGCAGCGCGCGCTTTTCGCGGTCAAAGGCGGCCAGCAGGTAACCGACGCCCGCGGTAAGCTGGCTCAGATACTTCGCAAAGTGGCGGCCTGCGGCCCGACCGTATCCGAGCGGCGAGCCGTCCGCACGCACCACCCGCAATCGCAGGGCCATCTTGCCGAGCGTCGCGCCAAATCGGCCAACCATCCAGATCTCGTAGACCGCGAACATCGCCACGGACAGCAGCCACATCACAGCGACGACCCCGCCCAACGTGACGAGCTCCGTCGGAGAACCGACCTCCCCAATTCTGCGGACGGCACTCCACATGACGGGGATGTAGATCGAGTAGTACGCGACCGCCATCAGAATGCTGTCGAGCATCGCGGCGGCGAACCGTGCCCAAAATCCCGCAAAGGCGGCACCGGTTCGCAGCTGGCCCTGCTCCAGCAGCCGCTGCGCAACGAGCGCTTTGCAGCCCCCGCACGCCCACGCGGATCCAAGCCGCACCATCTCGGACTCAGAGAACAGCTGCCCGCATTCGACGCAGCGGCGAGCAGTCTTTTGGCCGACGGCCGCAAGCTCTGTTTCCGCCAGCTCCCGATAGCGGACCCAGTCCGCCAGACCCGGCCGCCACACCAGCGTCTCGGGTCCGATGCGGCCTTCGGATGCCATCGCCCGCAGCTCTGCCGCCGATAGCGGCCCCCGGGGAGTACCGCCGTCCGCGTAGAAGTACTCCGATGTTTGCCCGTTCGTCATGGCCTGCGACTGTGCAGTTGGCACGGACCGCTTCGAGCCTCTCATGACCACTGGCGGCGATCAAGGCCCGCAGCCGCCCGCGGCGGACGCTTGACCAGGGTCGGACGGGCGTGATGAGATGCGGGCCGGTCCGGCGTGCCTGCCGGCGGGTGACTTCAAGGGGATCGACGATGAAAACGCGGTATGTTCGCCGACGAAGATTTCTAGCGGAGACGGGGCTCGGGCTGGGGGGCATGTTGTGGGGTACCAGCCGGGCCTGGGCTGGCGCCAACGACCGGGTTCGCGTCGCGGTTCTCGGTATCCACGGGATGGGCCGGTCGCACATTCAGGAATACCAGAAGCTCGCGAACGTCGAGATCGCCGCGCTGTGCGATCCGGATTCGAATCTCTTCGCGCCCGTGATCAAGGAACACTTCGAGCAGCGCGGTCTGCGGCCGCCGAAAACCTACACCGATTTGCGGCGGCTCTATGAGGATAGGGAGATTGACGCCGTTTCGATCGTCACGCCGAACCACTGGCACGCGCTTGCGGCAATCTGGGCGATTCAGGCCGGCAAGCATGTCAGCGTGGAAAAGCCCTGCTGCCACAACGTGTACGAGGGCCAAAAGCTGGTTGAGGCCGCCCGAAAGTACCGCGTAATTGTGCAGGATGGCGCCGAGCAGCGCAGCAATCCGTGTGCGCAGACGATGGCGAAGTTCCTGCACGAGGGCGGCCTCGGCGAGGTCTATCTGGCGAAGGGTTTGTGTTACAAGTGGCGCAACACGATCGGCCGCTATCCGGACGAGCCGGTGCCGCCGGGGGTGGACTACGACCTATGGCTGGGGCCGGCGCCGAAACGGCCCTTCAATCGCAACCGTTTTCACTACAACTGGCACTGGCACTGGGACTACGGCAACGGCGACCTTGGCAACCAAGGCGTGCACGAGCTGGATATTGGGCGATGGGGGCTCGGGGTCCGGCTGCCCACTCGCATTGTCGCCTCGGGCGCGCACGTGATGTTCGATGACGATCAACAGACGCCGAACGTGCTGTTCGTGGCCTACGAGTTTCCAAATCCCGCGGGTGGTGGCGACAAAAAGAAGATTCTCCAGTTTGAGGTCCGACACTGGGTTACGAACCGCGAGGACGCGATGTGGATGCGTCCGGTGAGCACCGCGGGATATGCCGCCACCAGCGCCGGCAACACGATCGGCAATCTGTTTTTCGGCTCCAAGGGGTATATGGTGAAGGACGTGAGCCGCTGGGCGACCTTTATGGGCGAGCAGCGTGAGCCCGGTCCGACCGGCTCTGGGGTGGGCAATCACTACCAGGTGTTTGTGGATGCCATCCGTTCTGGTGATCCGGCGACGTTCAATCAAAGCATAGAGGAGGGTTTTTTGACCTGCGTGCTTGTGCACCTGGGCAACATCGCGTACCGGCTGGGCCGGTCGCTCGAGTTCGATCCGCAAACGCTCACGTTCCCCCATGACGCCGAGGCCAACGCGATGTTGACGCGCGAATATCGCGCGCCGTTCGTGGTGCCGGATCGCGTATAGCCGGCTTCCGCCGCCGGTGTGAACCCGGCGACAGTGCCGATGTGTGGGCCGCCCGGCGCGGCGCCTCCGCCCGCCCGGGTCAGCGA contains these protein-coding regions:
- a CDS encoding DUF4129 domain-containing protein, which gives rise to MSALRPVDGHSPVELVEEALALLRRTPMALAWHLAGAVPFWLGLLWYWTDMTHGALARQRCSAGALVVAMLYLWKRVAQSRLGAWVRAAAADTAPERWSWRDWIALVGLHARCSTWSLLAGVPALLAVAPFGWWVAWHESLTAVCERPAAEATTARTRAWALARSDPAQNHLALGIFSIAAPLAAVNLAVMFAVLPELARTLFGVRGTFSMNELWVLRGSFALILVAATHLLLDAPLKALYAVRAFHIEARRTGADLRAEWRRCRAAALALAAMLAPPSVAAPVPPPAATPTVEEFNAAADRVLARPDFAWRLPRDAQPAAGEPTSLFERALRWLGRQVTALGQSLRRLLARIEEWLRRRAGEPGSATERNAGTGWVRPAAWAAAIAAGMLLVLGLVRHARSPVRPATGSHPEPLAAPVDAETTLATASPSDEWSQLARHLAAAGDLRRAVRAAFLAMLASLAAHGWITVRPARTNRDYRRELERRADVPARLPQRFAHWLSVFERCWYGDHPADRATVEAMLSELETWHERAA
- a CDS encoding Gfo/Idh/MocA family oxidoreductase; amino-acid sequence: MKTRYVRRRRFLAETGLGLGGMLWGTSRAWAGANDRVRVAVLGIHGMGRSHIQEYQKLANVEIAALCDPDSNLFAPVIKEHFEQRGLRPPKTYTDLRRLYEDREIDAVSIVTPNHWHALAAIWAIQAGKHVSVEKPCCHNVYEGQKLVEAARKYRVIVQDGAEQRSNPCAQTMAKFLHEGGLGEVYLAKGLCYKWRNTIGRYPDEPVPPGVDYDLWLGPAPKRPFNRNRFHYNWHWHWDYGNGDLGNQGVHELDIGRWGLGVRLPTRIVASGAHVMFDDDQQTPNVLFVAYEFPNPAGGGDKKKILQFEVRHWVTNREDAMWMRPVSTAGYAATSAGNTIGNLFFGSKGYMVKDVSRWATFMGEQREPGPTGSGVGNHYQVFVDAIRSGDPATFNQSIEEGFLTCVLVHLGNIAYRLGRSLEFDPQTLTFPHDAEANAMLTREYRAPFVVPDRV
- a CDS encoding MoxR family ATPase, whose protein sequence is MPLQLNLLLDRICAIRSELCRVIIGQAEAVDFCLATVLAGQHALIEGVPGVGKTLLVRALARALGVEFGRIQFTPDLMPADITGTNVFNLARNEFVFAPGPIFTTFLLADEINRAPAKTQSALLQAMQERAVTIDRTTHPLSPDFTVFATQNPVEFEGTYPLPEAQKDRFFLRIPMGPPERDDELSLAARTLGADAPEQLVERGEVRPQIPPGGLGELRAALRSLTVRPEIIGYIVDIVRATRRHESVLLGGGPRATQALALAARAAAALEARDFVTPDDVQRMAPHVLGHRLILRPEFEVEGVQVAEVVQSVLSEVPVPR
- a CDS encoding RDD family protein translates to MTNGQTSEYFYADGGTPRGPLSAAELRAMASEGRIGPETLVWRPGLADWVRYRELAETELAAVGQKTARRCVECGQLFSESEMVRLGSAWACGGCKALVAQRLLEQGQLRTGAAFAGFWARFAAAMLDSILMAVAYYSIYIPVMWSAVRRIGEVGSPTELVTLGGVVAVMWLLSVAMFAVYEIWMVGRFGATLGKMALRLRVVRADGSPLGYGRAAGRHFAKYLSQLTAGVGYLLAAFDREKRALHDMVADTRVIRT